In Streptobacillus ratti, the sequence AAATATTTGTGGTTCTAAAATGTATCTACCTAAAGCTGCAAAATCACTAGGTGCATCTTCAACATTTGGTTTTTCAACAAAATTTTCAATTTCATATATATTATTATCTATTTTTTTACCTTGTTTAATTATTCCATATTTATTCAAATCTTTTTTAGGTACTTTTTGTACTCCTATGAAACTTCCACCACCATTTTTTTCATATGCTTCTATTAATTGTTTAGAAACTGGGATTTCTCCTTTTTCTTTATCAGTGTAAATTATATCATCACCTAATAAAATTAAAAAAGGTTCATTGGCAACAAAAGATTCTGCACATGATATTGCATGTCCAAGACCTAGTGGTAATTTTTGTCTAACATAATACATATTAATCATTTTAGAAATATTTTGTACTTCATTAAATAATTTTTCTTTTCCTTTTTCTTTTAATATAGCTTCTAACTCATAAGAATAATCAAAATGATTTTCTATAGACTGCTTATTTCTTCCAGTAATTATTAAAATTTCTTGTATTCCACTTTCTATAAGTTCTTCTACTAGATATTGTAGTGCTGGCTTATCTACTATGCTTAACATTTCTTTAGGTTGTGCTTTAGTAGCAGGTAAAACTCTAGTACCAAGACCTGCTGCAGGTATGATTGCTTTACGAATTTTCATATTATTTCAACTCCTTAAAATATTTACTTCTTTTTATATAATAAGTATATCCCATTTTTTGTCTAATTTCTACTATCCCTACAAAAACATCATTAAAATATATCTTTAAATATTTATCATTTTCATTTATATTTTTTAATTCAATAATCTTAGTCATACCATTATATAACTCTTTATATAAAGCTTTATCTACTTCAAGTTTCTTATAGTCAAATATTTCATCTATTGTAATTTTTTTATTCACATCATCAAAAGAAAAATTATTTATTTTTTCTCTAACTAATTTAGTCATAGTTGCATATGTATTTAAATCTCTTCCTATATCTCTAACAAGCGATCTAATATATGTACCACTACTTACATCAGCTCTAAAGGAAATTACATTATCAAAAAAGGAAATATCGTAAATATTGGTTATTTCTACTTCTCTTCCCTCTAATTTAATTTCAATACCTTTCCTAGCTAAATCATATAATTTTACTCCATTTTTTTTAATTGCAGAAAACATAGGTGGAATTTGACTAAATTTACAAATATATTTTTTCATAACATCTTGAATATCATTTAATTTAATATCAATTACATGATTAATCTTATTAGTTATCTCTCCCTCTAAATCAAATGTATTAGTTTCATAACCAAGTTCCATTTCTACATAATAAGTTTTAGAATGTTTCATTAAATAATTTGAAAATTTTGTAGCATCATTTGCCATAACTATCATTAATCCCTCTGCCATAGGATCAAGTGTACCAGCATGTCCAATCTTTTTTATATTCATTTCTCTTCTAATTTTTTGTATATATGAAAAAGATGTTATATTTCTAGGTTTATTTAAAATTAATATAAAGTCGTCCATTTTTCCTCCTTTCAAAAAATAGGCAATATATACATTGCCTAATTATTTGAAACATTATTTATAATTATTGTAATTTTTGTACCAACATTAACTTTTGATTCAATTCTATAATGATGATTTTGAATTTCTAATATTCTTTTAAAAATAGATAATCCTAATCCATAACCTCCAGTTTCTTTATTACGTGATTCATCTACTCTATAAAATCTATCAAATATTTTCTCAACTTCATCTTCTTTAATTCCATATCCTTCATCTCTAACTACAAACATTCCACAATTATTTTTTTTATCATATATACTTGAAATATATACATTAGAATTTTCCGGAGAATATTTTAATCCATTTTCTATTATTATTCTAAGTGATTGTAATAATAGATTTTCATCAGAAATAAATTTAAATGTTTCACTTTTATCAATAACAACTTTTTTATTTTGACTAACTAGTCTATAATCTGTTTCTATTTGATTTAAAATCTTACTTGAATTAATAGACACTTTATTTAACATCTTAATATTCTTTTCATCACCACGTGATAAAAATAGTAAAGATGTAATTAATTTAGTCATGTTTTCACTTTCTTTTACTATAGAATCTGTAGATTCAATCAATAATTCATTTTTAGGACTTTCTTTTTCCTCATCTGTGAATGATTTAATGTATCTTCTATTAATAAGCTCAGCATAACCTTTTATTATTGAAATAGGTGTCCTAAGTTCATGTGAGACATCAGAAATAAATCTCGATTGTTTATCAAATGTAAGATTTATTTTATCCAACATTTCATTTATTATATTAGTTAAATCAAATAATTCATCTCTAACTTCAGGAAATGGTATTCTACGTGATAAATCTCCACGTGAAATTTCTTTAGAAGTATTAATAATATTTATTATTGGTCTTAAAATTCTATTACTAATTTCCCTTGAAGTTAAAAATATTAAAATTAAACCTAATAAAGAACTTAATAAAAATAATATTTTTAAAGTATTGATCGTTTTAATGTGTTGGTCAACATTCTTTAATATATATACTTCAAATATAGCTCCTTTAATATTCTTAGTTAGTTTAACAACAGAAAATTTTGATGCTATTTTAGAATCACCATTTAATGCAATAGTTTTTGGAATAAGCATATTAGAATTAATATTATTAAACACTTTTTTTACATTATTACTATTAATAGTAAAATCAAAAGTATTTAATGCTATCATATCTAAATTATTTTTAGCTACAATATGTACAATATATTTAAAATCTTCATCACCCGGATTAAAAGGTTTTGGATATACTATACTTTGATCTTTAATAATAGGCTCAAACCTTAATTTTAATTTTTTTTCATTATATTTATTAGTATAATCCTCAATTCTTGAAAAATATGAATTTATTTCATTTACCTTAGCAGTGTATTGAGAAATTAAAACATTATTATGTTGTCTGTTTAATATAAAAAATAGGATTACGGTTGAAAATATTGTAATAAAAACAAATACAAAACTAAAGGTAACTGTAATTCTATTCTTTATTCCAAATAGTTTTTTTAAATCATTATTTGAATACAAATCCTATACCTCTTTTTGTTTGAATGAATTTTCTTGAATAAGGTTTATCAATTTTATCTCTTAGATATTTAATATATAAATCTAAGATATTATTATTTCCAATTTGATCAAATCCCCATACTTCTTCTAATATATTATCTCTATCTAAAACTATTCCTTTGTTTAAGACTAGGTAGTCTAATAGGTCAAATTCCTTTTTAGATAATTGTATTAATTCTCCACCTCTATATACTTCATGAGCTGTATATGATATCTTTAAGTCTTCAAATATGAAATCTTCTTTCTTTTTATTTTTCATACTTGAACGTCTTAATAAAGCTTTTACTCTAGCTATTAATTCTTCATTTGAAAAAGGTTTTGTTATATAATCATCTGCTCCATAATCAAATGATATAACTTTATCTGTTATTTGATCTTTAGCTGTTAAAAATATTATCGGTATATCAGAATCTTCTCTAATTCTTTTACAAATCTCAAAACCATTCATTTTAGGTAACATTACATCTAATAATATTAAATCAAAATGATTATATTTAGCAGCTAATAATCCCTCTTTACCATCATTTTCAATTTGTACATCAAATCCCTCAAATTTCAATTCTACTTCTATAATCCTAGCAATTTTAACATCATCTTCTATAATTAAAATCTTTTCCTTCATATTAGAACGTCCTTTCTATTATTTATTCTTACCACAAGAACATTGTTTAGGAACAAATCCATCATTTGTCTGTTCAGTATGTGAAATATCCATATCTGAGTCTGATATACCCTCTGGTAATTTAACTCTAATTAAATCAAGTTCTCCCATTTCAATGTCAGTTTCAATAATTGCAATAGTATTTGGATGTACTATTTCTTCAAATTCTTCTGTTTTTACATTTAAAAAACCATCTAGTCTAAATTTAACAGGGTCTTGATTAGGTCTTATTAATTCAAGTTCAACCTCAGATGCTATAATTCTATTTCTAATTTGTATTTTATATTTATTTGTATCAACCTTTTCTAATACATTTGCAACTAATTGATAAGTCTGTGAATAAGACGAACTAGTATTATAGTTTTGATCAAATTCATTTGTAGAACCAAAGAAAAATCCAGATGAATATAATCTATGACTTATTGTTTGTAATTCATATAACCATTTTGGATTGTATTTATAGTTTCCTGAGTAATATAAATCAATTGCTTCTCTATATTGTTTAGTAACTGTTGAATTATAGTAAATAGACTTCATTCTTCCCTCTATTTTTAAAGAATCTACACCAGCTTCTAAAATTTTATCTATAAATTCTATGGTACATAAATCTTTTGCATTGAATATAAAAGTACCACCCTCATCTTCTATTATATCATGGGCTCCTGTTTCTTCATGTCCCTCTGCAATTACCTTATAATTCCATCTACAATCTTGTGCACAAATACCTCTATTTGCATCTCTTGATGTAAAATAATTACTTAATAAACATCTTCCAGATACAGCCATACACATAGCACCATGAATGAACACTTCAAGTTCAATATCTGGTACTTTTTCTTTTATTTGTTTAATTTCATGTAAAGACATCTCTCTTGCTAGAATTACTCTAGTTGCTCCCATATCTCTATAAGCCTTAACTGTCATCCAGTTTGTTGCATTAGCTTGTGTACTTACATGTACTTCTAAATTAGGGGCATGTTCTCTAACTTGCTGTATTATTCCTAAATCTCCAACTATTACAGCATCTACATTTGCTTTTTCTAAAAATTTAATAAATTTAGGAATATAATTTACTTCTTGATTATGTGCAAAAATATTTAATGTTACATAAACTTTCTTTCCTAAAGAATGAGCATATTTAACAGCTTCTATTAATTGCTTATCAGTAAAATTAGCACTCATTCCTCTTAAATTAAATCCTCTCCCACCTATATATACAGCATCTGCTCCAAAATGAAAAGCAGCTTTTAATTTCTCCATGTTACCAGCAGGTGCAAGTAGCTCTGCTTTTTTTATCATTATTCCTCCTTATTCTTCTTCAGTTTGTCTTGTGTAGTATTCATGTTCAAACTCAGCAGTAGGATTTAAGAATTTTTGTTTAGCTTTCTCAAATAATAAAACCATACTTCCAGTCTGTCCATTTCTATGTTTTGCAAGCAATAATTCAATAGGAAATACATTTTTCTGCATATCAGCTATATTATTTTTTCTTGCTTGATGATATTCTGGATTAAAAATAAATAACACTTGGTCTGCATCTTGTTCAATAGATCCAGATTCTCTTAAATCAGATAAAATAGGTCTTTTATCTTCACGTGAATCAACTTTTCTTGATAATTGAGATAAAGCAAGTATAGGAACGTTTAATTCCTTAGCAAGTAATTTTAAACCTCTTGATATCTCAGATATTTCTTGTTCCCTACTACCAGCTCTTGAATTTCCTTGTATTAATTGAAGATAATCAATGATTATAAGTCCAATATCTTCGCCTTCTCTTTGTATATTTCTACAAGTATTTTTAATATTAGAAATAGTTGGAGTAGCACCCGCATCAATTAATATCTTCATTTTTGCTAATTTATCCAATGCTTGACTATAATTTTGCATAATTTCAGTATTGTTTATAAAATTAACATCTTTAATTTTTTCTAATTCTATATTTCCTACAATAGAAATTAATTTCTTTAATAGTTCATCTTCACCCATTTCTAAACTGAAAATTAATACTTTCTTACCACTTTCAGCAACATTTAAACCAATATTTAAAGATAAAGTTGTTTTACCAACTGATGGTCTTGCTGCAAGAATAATTAAATTACTTGGGTGTAACCCTTTTGTTATTTCATCATATCTTTTATACTTTGTTTTAACTGTTGTTTCTAGCAATGGATTTTCTTTTAAAGTTTTTATTCTATCAAATTCTTTATAAGCTAGTGTATCTATTCTAATAACTCCAGTATTAGTTGTATCATTATATAGTTTACTTATTTCAAGTTGAGAATTTTCAAGTATAATTTTTGATTCATGATTTTTATATAATTGTTCATTAATATTTTTAGCCAAATTTGACAATTTTCTTTTTTTAGAGTATTCAAGTATAGTTTCTAAATAAATCAAAGCATTAGCAGAAGAATATGCAGATTCAACTAAACTAAGTAAATAATCTAACCCACCAACTTTTTCAAGTTTATTTTGTGTTTTAAGTATTTCACTTAAAACATAAACATCTAAATCTAAATTATCTTTTTCATCAACATATTTTAACATTGCTTCATAAACTAATTTATTAGTTATTGAATAAAAATCATCAGGCTTTAATAAAGGTGTAATTTCACTTAATAAATTAGGGTCAATTAAAATAGAACCTAAAATCGATTGTTCAAAATGTGTATTATGTAATGTATTTTCTACTTTTTCCATGAAAACTCCTATAGACCTGTTACATTAACTTTTAAAATTGTTTTTATATCTGCATAAAGCTTAATTTCAACATTATGTAATCCAAGTGATTTTAATCTAGCATCATTTCCCATTTTCTTTTTATCTATTTCTACTTTAAGTTGCTCTCTAACAGCTTCTTCTATTTCTTTAGCTCCTAAAGAACCAAAAATTTTACCATCTTTTCCAAGTTTAACTTTTAATACTATAGTATTTTTTTCTAAAATTTCTTTTATTTCATTTGCATGTTTTACTTCTCTTTCTATATTTTTAGAAATTTTATTTTTCTTACTTTCTAATTTATTTATATTTTCAGGTGTTGCAGGAACAGCTTTATTTTGAGCAAATAAAAAATTATTTGCATATCCATCTTTTACTTCAATTATTTCATCTTTTTTACCTACACTTTTTATATTTTCTTTTAAAATTACTTTTACTTTCATTTCTAATCTCCTTATTTTTCTATAGCATTAAATATAGAAATTATTTTATTTTTTATTTCTTCATCAAATTCTTCTTTTTCCTCATTTGTACCCTCAATTAATAGGTTATATTTAAAACCAAATTTTTTCTCAAGTTCTTTTTCAAGAAAATCTATAGTATTTTCTGAATTTAAATATCTAAAATAATAATTAGATTTATCATTTATTATTGTAATGTTATTATTTTGAACAGAAATTTTAGTATCCTTTATTAAGTTATAGTATCTCTGTCTTCCAAGTTCATATAAATGTTTAATAAAAATCTCCCATTTTTCTAAACTAAAATCTACTTCCACATTATTTTTTATTTGAGTTGTAGTAACATTTACAACATTATTCACTTTTAAAATTTTATTTATTATTATATATGCTAATAACCTTTTATCTTCCTCATTTTTATATTTAACTAATATTTCTAAAATATTTGAAATAATATGTATTTTCAATTCTAAATCAATATCTTGCTGTTTAATATATTTACAAAAATCTCTTAAAAATTGATCAATCTGAATCCCTTCAATCCATAATTTATCTATAAATGATATTAGCTCATTTTTATTATTTTTAGTTATAAGATTAGTAAAATTATTATAAAATATTTTAGGTACAACTCCTAATGCTTTTTCTGTTTTATCTATAGTTATTTCATCTTCATTATAATAATTTGAAGTTACCTGTTCAAAAATAGAAAAAGAATCTCTTGCAGATCCCTCAGACTTAGAATATAT encodes:
- the rplI gene encoding 50S ribosomal protein L9 produces the protein MKVKVILKENIKSVGKKDEIIEVKDGYANNFLFAQNKAVPATPENINKLESKKNKISKNIEREVKHANEIKEILEKNTIVLKVKLGKDGKIFGSLGAKEIEEAVREQLKVEIDKKKMGNDARLKSLGLHNVEIKLYADIKTILKVNVTGL
- the galU gene encoding UTP--glucose-1-phosphate uridylyltransferase GalU, with the protein product MKIRKAIIPAAGLGTRVLPATKAQPKEMLSIVDKPALQYLVEELIESGIQEILIITGRNKQSIENHFDYSYELEAILKEKGKEKLFNEVQNISKMINMYYVRQKLPLGLGHAISCAESFVANEPFLILLGDDIIYTDKEKGEIPVSKQLIEAYEKNGGGSFIGVQKVPKKDLNKYGIIKQGKKIDNNIYEIENFVEKPNVEDAPSDFAALGRYILEPQIFKYLKEETPIDFEIQLTPAILKMAQKGESKLYSYEFDGLRYDTGDKFGMFKANVEFGLRHPELKEKIKEYLKELKVEL
- a CDS encoding sensor histidine kinase codes for the protein MYSNNDLKKLFGIKNRITVTFSFVFVFITIFSTVILFFILNRQHNNVLISQYTAKVNEINSYFSRIEDYTNKYNEKKLKLRFEPIIKDQSIVYPKPFNPGDEDFKYIVHIVAKNNLDMIALNTFDFTINSNNVKKVFNNINSNMLIPKTIALNGDSKIASKFSVVKLTKNIKGAIFEVYILKNVDQHIKTINTLKILFLLSSLLGLILIFLTSREISNRILRPIINIINTSKEISRGDLSRRIPFPEVRDELFDLTNIINEMLDKINLTFDKQSRFISDVSHELRTPISIIKGYAELINRRYIKSFTDEEKESPKNELLIESTDSIVKESENMTKLITSLLFLSRGDEKNIKMLNKVSINSSKILNQIETDYRLVSQNKKVVIDKSETFKFISDENLLLQSLRIIIENGLKYSPENSNVYISSIYDKKNNCGMFVVRDEGYGIKEDEVEKIFDRFYRVDESRNKETGGYGLGLSIFKRILEIQNHHYRIESKVNVGTKITIIINNVSNN
- the dnaB gene encoding replicative DNA helicase, whose amino-acid sequence is MEKVENTLHNTHFEQSILGSILIDPNLLSEITPLLKPDDFYSITNKLVYEAMLKYVDEKDNLDLDVYVLSEILKTQNKLEKVGGLDYLLSLVESAYSSANALIYLETILEYSKKRKLSNLAKNINEQLYKNHESKIILENSQLEISKLYNDTTNTGVIRIDTLAYKEFDRIKTLKENPLLETTVKTKYKRYDEITKGLHPSNLIILAARPSVGKTTLSLNIGLNVAESGKKVLIFSLEMGEDELLKKLISIVGNIELEKIKDVNFINNTEIMQNYSQALDKLAKMKILIDAGATPTISNIKNTCRNIQREGEDIGLIIIDYLQLIQGNSRAGSREQEISEISRGLKLLAKELNVPILALSQLSRKVDSREDKRPILSDLRESGSIEQDADQVLFIFNPEYHQARKNNIADMQKNVFPIELLLAKHRNGQTGSMVLLFEKAKQKFLNPTAEFEHEYYTRQTEEE
- a CDS encoding response regulator transcription factor codes for the protein MKEKILIIEDDVKIARIIEVELKFEGFDVQIENDGKEGLLAAKYNHFDLILLDVMLPKMNGFEICKRIREDSDIPIIFLTAKDQITDKVISFDYGADDYITKPFSNEELIARVKALLRRSSMKNKKKEDFIFEDLKISYTAHEVYRGGELIQLSKKEFDLLDYLVLNKGIVLDRDNILEEVWGFDQIGNNNILDLYIKYLRDKIDKPYSRKFIQTKRGIGFVFK
- the dnaX gene encoding DNA polymerase III subunit gamma/tau produces the protein MENITLYRKYRPQNFSQLYGQEHIVRAIKNSLDNDKLSHAYLFNGPRGVGKTTIARLIAKGVNCNSGITSNPCDTCENCNEITKGIAVDIIEIDAASNRGIDEIRDLKESTGYLPVKCRKKVYIIDEVHMLTKEAFNALLKILEEPPKHIIFILATTEIEKIPDTVISRCQRYDFKTISENDIINMLKKVAENENINIDTESLELIYSKSEGSARDSFSIFEQVTSNYYNEDEITIDKTEKALGVVPKIFYNNFTNLITKNNKNELISFIDKLWIEGIQIDQFLRDFCKYIKQQDIDLELKIHIISNILEILVKYKNEEDKRLLAYIIINKILKVNNVVNVTTTQIKNNVEVDFSLEKWEIFIKHLYELGRQRYYNLIKDTKISVQNNNITIINDKSNYYFRYLNSENTIDFLEKELEKKFGFKYNLLIEGTNEEKEEFDEEIKNKIISIFNAIEK
- a CDS encoding peptidase U32 family protein encodes the protein MIKKAELLAPAGNMEKLKAAFHFGADAVYIGGRGFNLRGMSANFTDKQLIEAVKYAHSLGKKVYVTLNIFAHNQEVNYIPKFIKFLEKANVDAVIVGDLGIIQQVREHAPNLEVHVSTQANATNWMTVKAYRDMGATRVILAREMSLHEIKQIKEKVPDIELEVFIHGAMCMAVSGRCLLSNYFTSRDANRGICAQDCRWNYKVIAEGHEETGAHDIIEDEGGTFIFNAKDLCTIEFIDKILEAGVDSLKIEGRMKSIYYNSTVTKQYREAIDLYYSGNYKYNPKWLYELQTISHRLYSSGFFFGSTNEFDQNYNTSSSYSQTYQLVANVLEKVDTNKYKIQIRNRIIASEVELELIRPNQDPVKFRLDGFLNVKTEEFEEIVHPNTIAIIETDIEMGELDLIRVKLPEGISDSDMDISHTEQTNDGFVPKQCSCGKNK
- the truB gene encoding tRNA pseudouridine(55) synthase TruB, which translates into the protein MDDFILILNKPRNITSFSYIQKIRREMNIKKIGHAGTLDPMAEGLMIVMANDATKFSNYLMKHSKTYYVEMELGYETNTFDLEGEITNKINHVIDIKLNDIQDVMKKYICKFSQIPPMFSAIKKNGVKLYDLARKGIEIKLEGREVEITNIYDISFFDNVISFRADVSSGTYIRSLVRDIGRDLNTYATMTKLVREKINNFSFDDVNKKITIDEIFDYKKLEVDKALYKELYNGMTKIIELKNINENDKYLKIYFNDVFVGIVEIRQKMGYTYYIKRSKYFKELK